A genomic region of Eucalyptus grandis isolate ANBG69807.140 chromosome 5, ASM1654582v1, whole genome shotgun sequence contains the following coding sequences:
- the LOC104445790 gene encoding transcription factor bHLH91 isoform X2 produces MEETAECFAVAFPETGPHHQRDNGVGDLHCHYQQQGLMGFAAEDGGCGGGGDRRDVSRVAMEEGFHRVGPGDEDYGDVNQVVLPPPPPPPPYGGGQCSSDWNYAAAPGTEGLSHDMMGQQVADSLQFLQSQALQNFGGDGPSDVFAPAGLPPDLLNLFRLARCSSSSLLPSSSLSFANPNSPAPPVLFDPLVHLSNLQPQPPFMRELFQSLPNGGACGYNGLPLAGSSSLLGGGNNIERGETEGDEGNNMGMTMMYCEEDGGHQFVENDNGVFKFGSDMMADMEGCRVKVKMGKRRRGKVTKPYTTERDRRSQINVKYDALKKLIPSPTKGDRASIVGDAIDYIKELLRTVNELKLLAEKKRWGIERSKRQKVEEEGFDGEISITPNPGNPVDQSFNRTLRSSWLQRKSKVTEVDVRIIEDEVTIKLVQRKKINCLLHVSRVLDELQLDLHHVAGGHIGEHYSFLLNTKICEGSTVYASAIASKLIEVVDQQYAATPPPCSGY; encoded by the exons ATGGAGGAGACGGCCGAGTGCTTCGCCGTGGCCTTTCCGGAAACGGGTCCCCATCATCAGCGGGATAACGGCGTCGGCGATCTCCATTGCCATTATCAGCAGCAGGGGCTAATGGGGTTCGCGGCCGAGgacggcggctgcggcggcggcggggatcGCCGGGACGTCTCCCGCGTCGCGATGGAAGAAGGGTTCCACCGGGTCGGGCCGGGGGACGAGGATTATGGCGATGTGAATCAGGTGGtcctgccgccgccgccgccgccgccgccttacGGTGGTGGCCAGTGTTCTTCGGATTGGAACTACGCTGCTGCTCCGGGGACGGAGGGCTTGAGCCACGACATGATGGGCCAGCAGGTCGCCGATTCCTTGCAGTTTCTGCAGAGCCAGGCCCTGCAGAACTTCGGCGGCGACGGCCCTTCCGACGTCTTCGCTCCGGCCGGGCTGCCGCCGGACCTCCTCAATCTCTTCCGCCTGGCGCGATGCTCCTCGTCCTCATTGCTCCCCAGCTCGTCTCTGTCGTTTGCAAACCCTAACTCCCCCGCGCCGCCCGTCCTCTTCGACCCGCTCGTCCACCTGAGCAATTTGCAGCCGCAGCCCCCGTTCATGAGAGAGCTGTTCCAGTCTCTGCCGAACGGTGGAGCCTGTGGGTACAACGGCTTGCCACTCGCCGGCTCGTCGTCGTTGCTTGGCGGTGGCAATAACATCGAGAGAGGGGAAACCGAAGGGGACGAGGGAAACAATATGGGGATGACGATGATGTACTGCGAGGAGGATGGAGGCCATCAGTTTGTGGAGAACGATAATGGGGTTTTCAAGTTCGGGAGCGACATGATGGCGGACATGGAGGGCTGCCGTGTCAAGGTGAAGAtggggaagaggaggagagggaaggTGACCAAGCCTTACACCACCGAGAGGGACAGGAGGTCCCAGATCAATGTCAAGTACGACGCCTTGAAGAAGTTGATCCCCAGCCCTACCAAG GGTGATAGGGCATCCATAGTGGGAGATGCCATTGACTACATCAAGGAGCTCTTGAGAACCGTCAACGAGCTGAAACTGCTTGCGGAGAAGAAAAGATGGGGGATAGAGAGAAGCAAGAGGCAGAAGGTCGAGGAGGAGGGCTTTGATGGGGAGATCTCCATAACCCCGAACCCGGGCAACCCGGTGGATCAGTCCTTCAACAGGACTCTGAGGAGCTCTTGGCTCCAGAGGAAGTCGAAGGTCACTGAGGTCGATGTCCGCATAATTGAAGACGAGGTCACGATCAAGCTCGTGCAGCGGAAGAAGATCAATTGCTTGCTGCATGTGTCTAGGGTTCTTGATGAGCTCCAGTTGGATCTCCACCATGTTGCTGGTGGCCACATTGGTGAACACTACAGCTTCCTGCTCAATACCAAG ATCTGTGAAGGTTCAACAGTGTATGCTAGCGCGATTGCGAGCAAGCTCATAGAGGTTGTTGACCAGCAGTATGCAGCCACACCACCACCGTGCAGCGGCTACTAG
- the LOC104445791 gene encoding LOW QUALITY PROTEIN: uncharacterized protein LOC104445791 (The sequence of the model RefSeq protein was modified relative to this genomic sequence to represent the inferred CDS: inserted 1 base in 1 codon) has translation MAKGLIWATAEDLARNRGRVXSLYRQILRSLNSPNLPLTLAARLSKKAEAKAIFMLAAEERSLHNIEDLMDIGEYSLSLLRKGEIPKYIQ, from the exons ATGGCGAAAGGTCTAATATGGGCTACGGCTGAGGATCTTGCAAGGAACAGGGGACGGG TCTCTCTTTATCGCCAAATCTTGCGGAGTCTGAATTCGCCAAACTTGCCTCTTACTTTAGCTGCTAGGCTATCTAAGAAGGCCGAGGCTAAAGCCATCTTCATGCTGGCTGCCGAAGAGAGATCCCTCCACAACATCGAAGACCTCATGGATATTGGGGAGTATTCTCTCTCCCTGTTGCGAAAAGGCGAAATCCCCAAGTACATACAATAG
- the LOC104445790 gene encoding transcription factor bHLH91 isoform X1 produces the protein MAAGEYPPGETMEETAECFAVAFPETGPHHQRDNGVGDLHCHYQQQGLMGFAAEDGGCGGGGDRRDVSRVAMEEGFHRVGPGDEDYGDVNQVVLPPPPPPPPYGGGQCSSDWNYAAAPGTEGLSHDMMGQQVADSLQFLQSQALQNFGGDGPSDVFAPAGLPPDLLNLFRLARCSSSSLLPSSSLSFANPNSPAPPVLFDPLVHLSNLQPQPPFMRELFQSLPNGGACGYNGLPLAGSSSLLGGGNNIERGETEGDEGNNMGMTMMYCEEDGGHQFVENDNGVFKFGSDMMADMEGCRVKVKMGKRRRGKVTKPYTTERDRRSQINVKYDALKKLIPSPTKGDRASIVGDAIDYIKELLRTVNELKLLAEKKRWGIERSKRQKVEEEGFDGEISITPNPGNPVDQSFNRTLRSSWLQRKSKVTEVDVRIIEDEVTIKLVQRKKINCLLHVSRVLDELQLDLHHVAGGHIGEHYSFLLNTKICEGSTVYASAIASKLIEVVDQQYAATPPPCSGY, from the exons ATGGCAGCCGGCGAATACCCACCTGGGGAAACCATGGAGGAGACGGCCGAGTGCTTCGCCGTGGCCTTTCCGGAAACGGGTCCCCATCATCAGCGGGATAACGGCGTCGGCGATCTCCATTGCCATTATCAGCAGCAGGGGCTAATGGGGTTCGCGGCCGAGgacggcggctgcggcggcggcggggatcGCCGGGACGTCTCCCGCGTCGCGATGGAAGAAGGGTTCCACCGGGTCGGGCCGGGGGACGAGGATTATGGCGATGTGAATCAGGTGGtcctgccgccgccgccgccgccgccgccttacGGTGGTGGCCAGTGTTCTTCGGATTGGAACTACGCTGCTGCTCCGGGGACGGAGGGCTTGAGCCACGACATGATGGGCCAGCAGGTCGCCGATTCCTTGCAGTTTCTGCAGAGCCAGGCCCTGCAGAACTTCGGCGGCGACGGCCCTTCCGACGTCTTCGCTCCGGCCGGGCTGCCGCCGGACCTCCTCAATCTCTTCCGCCTGGCGCGATGCTCCTCGTCCTCATTGCTCCCCAGCTCGTCTCTGTCGTTTGCAAACCCTAACTCCCCCGCGCCGCCCGTCCTCTTCGACCCGCTCGTCCACCTGAGCAATTTGCAGCCGCAGCCCCCGTTCATGAGAGAGCTGTTCCAGTCTCTGCCGAACGGTGGAGCCTGTGGGTACAACGGCTTGCCACTCGCCGGCTCGTCGTCGTTGCTTGGCGGTGGCAATAACATCGAGAGAGGGGAAACCGAAGGGGACGAGGGAAACAATATGGGGATGACGATGATGTACTGCGAGGAGGATGGAGGCCATCAGTTTGTGGAGAACGATAATGGGGTTTTCAAGTTCGGGAGCGACATGATGGCGGACATGGAGGGCTGCCGTGTCAAGGTGAAGAtggggaagaggaggagagggaaggTGACCAAGCCTTACACCACCGAGAGGGACAGGAGGTCCCAGATCAATGTCAAGTACGACGCCTTGAAGAAGTTGATCCCCAGCCCTACCAAG GGTGATAGGGCATCCATAGTGGGAGATGCCATTGACTACATCAAGGAGCTCTTGAGAACCGTCAACGAGCTGAAACTGCTTGCGGAGAAGAAAAGATGGGGGATAGAGAGAAGCAAGAGGCAGAAGGTCGAGGAGGAGGGCTTTGATGGGGAGATCTCCATAACCCCGAACCCGGGCAACCCGGTGGATCAGTCCTTCAACAGGACTCTGAGGAGCTCTTGGCTCCAGAGGAAGTCGAAGGTCACTGAGGTCGATGTCCGCATAATTGAAGACGAGGTCACGATCAAGCTCGTGCAGCGGAAGAAGATCAATTGCTTGCTGCATGTGTCTAGGGTTCTTGATGAGCTCCAGTTGGATCTCCACCATGTTGCTGGTGGCCACATTGGTGAACACTACAGCTTCCTGCTCAATACCAAG ATCTGTGAAGGTTCAACAGTGTATGCTAGCGCGATTGCGAGCAAGCTCATAGAGGTTGTTGACCAGCAGTATGCAGCCACACCACCACCGTGCAGCGGCTACTAG